A stretch of Apostichopus japonicus isolate 1M-3 chromosome 9, ASM3797524v1, whole genome shotgun sequence DNA encodes these proteins:
- the LOC139973231 gene encoding palmitoyl-protein thioesterase 1-like produces MPSQVPYFEDVELSKFSEMIWKIVLSVVCTAILVHGELQRDGPVPVVIWHGMGDSCCNPLSMGSIKSMIEDNVPGVYVHSLMIGNGIVEDTTNGFLLNVNKQIKMACDIIANDTKLQNGYNAIGFSQGGQFLRAVAQRCPSPPMRNLISVGGQHQGVYGLPHCPGQSSTLCDYVRKLLNVGAYIKYIQDSIVQAEYWHDPLNEEEYRTASVFLADINQETTVNKDYKTNLQKLNKFVMVMFSEDTMVQPKESEWFGFYKPGQAKELYTLGESDLYLKDKLGLQAMDKAGKLVFLSSPTDHLQISTDWFVTNLIPYFNSTST; encoded by the exons ATGCCCTCACAAGTTCCTTACTTTGAGGACGTAGAACTATCAAAATTCTCCGAAATGATCTGGAAGATTGTTTTGAGCGTCGTTTGCACCGCCATCCTCGTACACGGAGAGTTACAGAGGGATGGACCAGTGCCAGTCGTCATTTGGCATGGGATGG GTGACAGCTGTTGTAATCCACTCAGCATGGGCTCAATTAAGAGTATGATAGAGGATAATGTCCCCGGTGTCTACGTTCACTCTCTCATGATTGGTAATGGTATTGTTGAG GACACTACTAATGGGTTTCTTCTGAATGTCAACAAGCAGATTAAAATGGCATGTGACATCATAGCCAATGACACCAAGCTGCAGAATGGATATAATGCCATTGGATTCTCTCAAGGAGGTCAATTCTT ACGTGCTGTAGCTCAGAGGTGCCCATCACCTCCCATGCGTAACCTGATCTCTGTTGGGGGGCAACACCAAGGAGTGTATGGACTTCCACACTGTCCTGGACAGAGCAGCACCTTGTGTGACTATGTTAGGAAGCTTCTTAATGTTGGAGCTTACATCAA ATACATTCAGGACAG TATTGTACAAGCTGAATACTGGCACGATCCTCTGAATGAAGAAGAATACCGGACAGCCAGTGTATTCTTAGCAGACATCAATCAAGAAACG ACTGTGAACAAAGATTACAAAACAAACCTGCAGAAGCTGAATAAGTTTGTAATGGTCATGTTCTCTGAAGATACAATGGTACAACCAAAGGAGTCAGAG TGGTTTGGCTTCTATAAACCAGGACAAGCAAAGGAACTCTACACCTTAGGGGAGAGCGATCTCTATTTGAAG GATAAGCTTGGTCTGCAAGCAATGGATAAGGCTGGGAAGCTGGTATTCCTGAGTTCACCAACAGATCATCTTCAAATCTCTACAGATTGGTTTGTTACTAACCTAATCCCTTACTTCAACTCAACCTCAACATGA
- the LOC139973304 gene encoding cytochrome P450 2J4-like, with translation MSISFLFVPCLVSFIFIICLVLLCKKDVSEKGKDGLRSIPSPWAWPVIGNLPDLVWAGYKPEELMMKWMRRYGQIFSFQLGFQSVIVLNSYGLIKKAWHHPKLQNRAAPLVYIKALGPGKGLTFANGEEWKQCRTFVLNMFRNFGVGKKGFEEVVRNEGDKLVKEICRQGHVLDVSYIFSMSSCNIISKLVFNQQLEYTDPNLQEQVATVLKHFQLAGPGSLNSMTPIFAHFRIGPGQRIVNNYKVMKRLWCKQIQDHIKKGENSEHEDILDVYLAELQKHLSAGTKTQFKMHNLLWLLRDLYLAGTETTSTTLKWAVLYLAAHPEKQRKCHEELDKEFSQDCVLSYADRTKLPYVNAFIMETLRLGDILPLGVAHEAAEDVILEQYLIPKGTIVTSNIRAVSMDANIFPDPENFNPERFLTADGNYKAIEEMMPFGVGKRICLGEQIARIELFLWITRLLKMFEIKIADKTVPDISRASTGLVRSPLPFKVEFAER, from the exons ATGAGCATCAGTTTCCTGTTCGTTCCGTGCCTtgtatcatttattttcatCATATGTCTAGTTTTACTTTGCAAGAAAGATGTCAGTGAAAAGGGAAAAGATGGATTACGTTCTATCCCTAGCCCATGGGCTTGGCCTGTCATAGGTAACTTGCCAGATCTGGTCTGGGCAGGATATAAACCAGAAGAACTGATGATGAAGTGGATGCGACGATAtggtcaaattttcagctttcaGCTTGGCTTTCAGTCAGTGATAGTTTTGAATAGCTATGGACTAATAAAGAAAGCATGGCATCATCCGAAGCTTCAGAATCGTGCTGCTCCATTGGTTTACATAAAGGCATTGGGGCCAGGCAAAG gTTTGACTTTTGCCAATGGAGAGGAATGGAAGCAATGCAGAACATTTGTTTTGAACATGTTTCGAAACTTTGGAGTAGGGAAGAAAGGTTTTGAAGAAGTTGTAAGAAATGAAGGAGACAAGTTAGTCAAAGAAATTTGTAGACAGGGTCATGTGTTGGACGTGTCTTACATCTTCTCAATGTCAAGTTGCAACATCATTTCCAAACTGGTTTTCAACCAACAACTTGAATATACCGATCCAAACCTTCAGGAACAGGTTGCTAcagttttgaaacattttcaactCGCAGGACCTGGATCATTGAACAGCATGACCCCAATTTTTGCTCATTTTCGTATCGGACCCGGACAGAGGATCGTAAATAATTACAAAGTCATGAAAAGACTTTGGTGCAAGCAAATTCAAGATCACATCAAGAAAGGCGAAAATTCGGAACACGAAGACATCTTGGATGTGTATCTAGCAGAACTGCAGAAACATTTGTCAGCCGGTACGAAAACGCAGTTTAAGATGCATAACCTTCTCTGGCTTCTTCGAGACTTGTACCTGGCCGGAACAGAGACAACTTCGACTACTTTGAAATGGGCAGTGCTCTATCTAGCTGCTCATCCAGAGAAGCAGAGGAAATGTCATGAAGAATTAGACAAAGAGTTCAGTCAAGACTGTGTACTTAGCTATGCAGATCGTACCAAGCTGCCTTACGTTAATGCCTTTATAATGGAGACCCTACGATTAGGGGATATTCTTCCTTTAGGAGTTGCTCATGAAGCAGCCGAAGATGTAATATTAGAACAATATTTGATACCCAAAGGAACCATTGTAACCTCCAACATAAGGGCTGTTTCTATGGATGCTAACATCTTTCCAGACCCTGAAAATTTCAACCCAGAGAGATTTTTGACTGCTGATGGTAATTATAAAGCCATTGAAGAAATGATGCCATTTGGAGTTG GGAAAAGAATTTGCCTCGGGGAGCAAATAGCCAGAATTGAACTGTTCCTTTGGATTACTCGCCTTCTAAAAATGTTCGAAATCAAGATAGCAGACAAGACTGTACCCGACATATCACGTGCAAGTACCGGACTTGTCAGAAGTCCACTGCCTTTCAAAGTTGAATTTGCTGAGAGATAA